The DNA region ATCATTGATAGCATTAACAAGTGACAAGAGAAAATCTTAACTAGAGAATGCTATTTCAAAAAAACACTTGTACAGAGATTCCTTCCAAAATGATTTCAAGTAAATCAATGACAGCCTAAAAACTTCTCATGTCAGTTAGTTTAGATTTACTTTTTGGACATTTTAGGAGTATAAACGAAGTAAGTAAAGTATTAAGTGGCATACCACGCAAACTTCCAGTGGTTAGAAGGGCTCGGGCTTTGTCAGCTAAGTCACTGTTCAGAGTATTTCCGAGCAGCAAGACATCAATAGCTTCTTGCTTGGAGCTGTCGAAGAAGTTATTCTGAATGGTTCTGGTGACAGAGCGCGCACCATCTTTTAAC from Microtus ochrogaster isolate Prairie Vole_2 unplaced genomic scaffold, MicOch1.0 UNK1171, whole genome shotgun sequence includes:
- the LOC102000885 gene encoding synaptojanin-1-like gives rise to the protein MLTKQLDALGLAEKPQLVTRFQEVFRSMWSVNGDSISKIYAGTGALEGKAKAGKLKDGARSVTRTIQNNFFDSSKQEAIDVLLLGNTLNSDLADKARALLTTGSLRGMPLNTLLTSFILLKCPKSKSKLTDMRSF